The following proteins are co-located in the Oceanimonas sp. GK1 genome:
- a CDS encoding PGPGW domain-containing protein — translation MNEFLQLFDNPALIWTLGLASLVSFIGSLIIIPWLVVRIPVNYFSGEYRHRVPWAKQHPLIRWLLLILKNLLGLVFLLVGIAMLVLPGQGLLTILIALVLLNFPGKYQLERRLFRMPSVRNGVNWLRKRAGREPLRFDGEG, via the coding sequence GTGAATGAGTTTCTGCAACTATTCGACAACCCGGCGCTGATCTGGACCCTGGGCCTTGCCAGCCTGGTGAGCTTTATCGGCTCCCTGATCATTATTCCCTGGCTGGTGGTGCGCATTCCGGTGAATTACTTTTCCGGTGAATACCGCCACCGGGTGCCCTGGGCCAAACAGCATCCGCTGATCCGCTGGCTGCTGCTGATCCTGAAAAACCTGCTGGGGCTGGTGTTTCTGCTGGTGGGCATTGCCATGCTGGTGCTGCCCGGTCAGGGATTGCTGACCATACTGATCGCCCTGGTGCTGCTGAATTTTCCCGGCAAATACCAACTGGAACGCCGGCTGTTCAGGATGCCCTCGGTACGCAATGGCGTGAACTGGCTGCGCAAACGGGCCGGGCGGGAGCCGCTGAGGTTTGATGGTGAGGGGTAA
- a CDS encoding AAA family ATPase produces MYIKKIAIKNLGPISELNITPRFNDQGDSIPIILVGQNGAGKSLTLATILDAMTESRKKHFRELEEVGETEYIRVSSKKYIRKNSGFSYVYAEISNSLAELKFHEVVSRLPNEDFKQIAGQINDIPNLYNEEFSRSGFYKNAVTSGAYQEELSKLSFLYFPYFRYEAAYWMNKKANINLLKEDNFYGQPKINTIRTNIINETQRWILNIILDREVHEKSIGDLQLSNGLTVRQFQGYHGPNTQLLNMINEILTAMFKAKDKNIEYARVGIGRKGNREITVILKNKNSNDEEIVAPELSQLSSGELMTLGLATEIIRAYELVSGNTPEKLNEITGIVLIDEVDLHLHVNFQKAVLPLIIREFPKVQFIITTHSPLFLLGMDESGDVDIFNLPLGNKISAEDFTEFKQSHEIFLNNNKKFQERYNELKCELEKDSRPLIITEGKTDWQHIKLALETLRALGEFKDLHIEFLEFDSNVDMGDIKLSQMCEYMADLPQQRKLIFIFDRDNPKIIKKMTQDEKCYKFWGNKVYSVCLPTPPHRVGYSNLSIELYYKDVDLRTEEPESRKRLWFTNEIEIITLPTNGEKTYRTLKEPNQNHECDKKVFDQPADKITNSNGQYVGLSKSAFVEKIVKREEISESFERSAFRLLFHVIAEICEI; encoded by the coding sequence ATGTATATTAAAAAAATAGCAATAAAAAACCTTGGGCCTATAAGTGAGCTCAACATCACACCTCGCTTCAACGACCAAGGCGATTCAATACCAATTATTCTTGTCGGACAAAACGGAGCAGGAAAGTCTTTGACGCTGGCAACAATACTTGATGCCATGACAGAATCAAGAAAGAAGCATTTCAGAGAGTTAGAAGAGGTTGGGGAAACAGAATATATAAGAGTATCTTCAAAAAAATACATTAGAAAAAACAGTGGCTTTAGCTATGTTTATGCAGAAATATCAAATAGCTTGGCTGAGCTTAAGTTTCATGAGGTAGTGTCAAGATTACCCAATGAAGATTTTAAACAAATTGCAGGACAAATAAACGACATCCCCAACCTTTACAATGAAGAGTTCTCAAGATCTGGATTTTACAAAAATGCGGTCACCTCTGGTGCATACCAAGAAGAACTAAGCAAACTATCATTCCTGTACTTCCCCTATTTTCGGTATGAAGCTGCGTACTGGATGAATAAAAAAGCAAACATAAACCTTCTAAAAGAAGATAATTTCTACGGCCAACCAAAAATAAACACGATAAGGACAAATATTATTAATGAGACTCAAAGGTGGATATTAAACATCATTTTGGACCGAGAGGTGCACGAGAAATCAATCGGTGATTTACAACTATCAAATGGATTAACCGTAAGGCAGTTTCAGGGATATCACGGCCCCAACACACAGCTATTAAATATGATAAATGAAATACTCACTGCTATGTTTAAGGCCAAAGATAAAAATATTGAGTATGCTAGAGTAGGGATAGGGCGAAAGGGAAACAGAGAGATTACTGTTATTTTAAAAAATAAAAACTCAAATGATGAAGAAATAGTTGCACCAGAGTTAAGCCAGTTATCTTCAGGTGAATTGATGACATTAGGGCTGGCGACAGAGATAATAAGAGCCTACGAACTTGTTAGCGGAAATACACCCGAAAAACTTAATGAAATAACAGGCATCGTTCTCATAGATGAGGTTGATTTACACCTCCATGTAAACTTTCAAAAAGCAGTGCTACCACTAATAATAAGAGAATTCCCCAAAGTACAATTCATAATAACAACTCATTCCCCATTATTTCTTTTGGGAATGGATGAGAGCGGGGACGTTGACATTTTCAACTTACCTCTTGGCAATAAAATTTCAGCTGAGGATTTCACTGAGTTCAAGCAAAGCCACGAAATATTCCTTAATAATAACAAAAAATTTCAAGAACGATATAACGAACTAAAGTGTGAATTAGAAAAAGACAGCCGGCCTTTAATTATTACTGAAGGCAAAACAGATTGGCAACACATAAAGCTAGCACTAGAAACTTTGAGAGCATTAGGTGAATTCAAAGATCTTCACATTGAATTCTTAGAGTTTGACAGCAACGTTGATATGGGTGATATAAAGCTCAGCCAGATGTGTGAATACATGGCAGATTTACCACAACAAAGAAAACTAATATTTATCTTTGATAGAGATAACCCAAAAATAATCAAAAAAATGACTCAGGATGAAAAGTGTTACAAGTTCTGGGGAAACAAGGTTTACTCTGTCTGCTTACCGACACCACCTCACAGGGTAGGATATAGCAACTTAAGCATTGAACTTTATTACAAAGATGTTGACTTGCGAACAGAAGAGCCGGAGTCAAGAAAAAGGCTATGGTTTACTAACGAAATAGAGATCATCACACTACCAACAAACGGAGAAAAAACATATAGAACTCTAAAAGAACCAAACCAAAACCATGAATGTGATAAAAAGGTATTTGATCAACCAGCAGATAAAATAACAAATAGCAATGGTCAATATGTAGGCCTTTCAAAGTCAGCTTTTGTAGAGAAAATAGTTAAGAGAGAAGAAATATCTGAAAGCTTTGAACGGAGTGCCTTTAGATTACTCTTCCATGTAATTGCAGAGATCTGTGAAATATAG